From the genome of Leptospira andrefontaineae, one region includes:
- a CDS encoding FcpA-related putative periplasmic flagellar protein, whose protein sequence is MKLVKLSCLRSLFLFALIASSSYLFSQEDPHDRPKKLEILIPESAKEGPWSDDPNEFKDIDLLGDFSEGNSKQALEKTEEYFSAALDGFRKVSDSIKSKREKEEGKVLDSERFPWQRKTRLENAERVWNRELTKARLDSVKNLSLAMKNLDKIANPNIRKSESFLELQAGVYREFIKHQYALKNFNQSAEFLEKYISLDPKFNDEAEPHRILSHCYERLYLSAKKSGHPEGMDYYKDRRKKHGILYAEKAYGRNSYEFKKVLELFARE, encoded by the coding sequence ATGAAACTCGTTAAGCTTTCATGCTTAAGATCTTTGTTCTTATTTGCATTGATCGCCTCGTCCTCGTATCTATTTTCCCAAGAAGATCCACATGATCGCCCCAAAAAGCTGGAGATCCTGATCCCTGAATCTGCAAAAGAGGGGCCATGGAGCGACGACCCCAACGAATTTAAGGACATAGATCTCTTAGGAGATTTTTCGGAAGGAAACTCAAAACAGGCTTTAGAAAAGACCGAAGAATACTTCTCGGCGGCCTTGGATGGTTTCAGAAAAGTTTCCGATAGTATTAAATCAAAAAGGGAAAAAGAAGAAGGTAAGGTCTTAGATTCGGAAAGATTCCCTTGGCAAAGAAAGACTAGACTGGAAAACGCAGAAAGAGTTTGGAATAGAGAACTCACTAAGGCAAGATTGGATTCGGTCAAAAATCTTTCCCTGGCGATGAAAAATCTAGATAAGATCGCGAATCCTAATATTAGAAAATCTGAATCTTTCCTTGAATTGCAAGCCGGAGTATATAGAGAATTTATAAAACACCAATATGCTTTAAAAAACTTCAACCAATCCGCGGAGTTTTTGGAGAAGTATATTTCATTGGATCCAAAGTTTAACGACGAAGCGGAACCTCATCGTATTCTATCTCATTGTTACGAAAGACTATATCTTTCAGCTAAGAAATCAGGACATCCCGAAGGTATGGATTATTATAAAGATAGAAGAAAAAAACATGGGATCCTATATGCAGAAAAAGCATACGGGAGAAACTCTTACGAATTCAAAAAAGTTTTGGAATTGTTTGCAAGAGAGTAA
- a CDS encoding tetratricopeptide repeat protein — protein MIFGSKISNKYIGLKFLFRNFIVLLVLSFSFSLSSKQTIDWIKEGEGALASRNYPAAYDSFREAVNLNPLSVRSRLGLADAALKLHKEKEALQSLDKVLELEPKNKKAVREKAITLAKLGRYEEAFLILRPFLEEDRYDSDLFPIYIEVQLASGKTQKASFEFHSAYSRIPKNKEVKTLEAKVEAFDGNFTKAASLRNQLEAEASDDPGIFLESGKFLLIWAEKSQGSKRDSKIAEAAEKFERSVSLHPNEEEALKLLAKTRIYFGRYQEAEEYLNRLLGLFPNSTEYLYLRSYARLKKDPSSKEARVDLEKLISLDDLDPIARNRSELYALENLPEGNSLRRTLGEYRLQRYRANKNAFLYDLAWYHLIRAKELLPNRPEILVLTLEEYKRRGLFPSYFNLLLLLRDKFPDNKKYGYSVENNLEGFKTSLSYREGLVKIGEFGIQEDYGRTPPEVLVFDPDGEDFLAKHTDLPALAGKVLRHFLNFDPRIRNIDLDNIRKSESLEAEPYSGAIHKTERNYSSIKNSKGENIRFVVSGKISFQDDNLRIEWSLRDHKEEKILGKFRIYAKGRDALAEATLRARDKILALIPASGKVHRVKEDSLIVNAGIIDGLKKGTTVYFFNSATLLGEGSVTEADLYTAKVVPKNQDSVLRNIAVGNKAYWKKTENSPPN, from the coding sequence ATGATATTCGGATCCAAAATCTCAAATAAATATATAGGCTTAAAATTTCTTTTCAGGAATTTTATAGTTCTTCTTGTGCTATCTTTCTCCTTCTCCCTTTCTTCCAAACAAACCATAGATTGGATCAAAGAAGGAGAAGGTGCATTAGCTTCCAGAAATTATCCTGCCGCCTATGATTCCTTTAGAGAAGCGGTAAACCTAAACCCACTTTCGGTTCGTTCCAGATTAGGACTTGCAGACGCTGCATTAAAACTTCATAAAGAAAAAGAAGCGTTACAGTCTTTAGATAAGGTACTCGAATTAGAACCTAAGAACAAAAAAGCAGTTCGAGAAAAAGCAATCACTCTTGCAAAATTAGGACGTTACGAAGAAGCTTTTCTGATACTAAGACCGTTCTTAGAAGAAGACCGATACGATTCTGATCTTTTTCCTATTTATATAGAAGTGCAGCTTGCTTCTGGAAAAACCCAAAAAGCAAGTTTCGAATTCCATTCCGCTTATTCCAGAATTCCAAAGAATAAAGAAGTAAAAACCTTAGAAGCAAAAGTAGAAGCATTCGATGGAAACTTTACAAAAGCTGCATCTCTCAGAAATCAATTAGAAGCGGAAGCCTCCGATGATCCTGGAATTTTTTTGGAATCGGGAAAGTTCCTACTGATCTGGGCAGAAAAATCCCAAGGAAGTAAACGAGATTCCAAAATTGCCGAGGCAGCAGAAAAATTCGAAAGATCCGTTTCTTTACATCCTAACGAGGAAGAAGCACTCAAACTTCTCGCAAAAACCAGGATCTATTTCGGAAGATACCAAGAAGCAGAAGAATATCTAAACCGCCTCTTGGGATTATTTCCAAACTCGACTGAGTATCTATACCTGCGTTCTTACGCTAGATTGAAAAAAGATCCCTCTTCTAAAGAAGCCAGAGTAGATCTAGAAAAATTAATCTCCTTAGATGATTTAGATCCAATTGCGAGAAACCGTTCTGAATTGTATGCGTTGGAGAACCTACCGGAAGGGAATTCACTCAGAAGGACCTTGGGCGAATATAGACTCCAAAGATATAGAGCGAATAAAAATGCATTCTTATACGATTTAGCTTGGTATCATTTGATCAGAGCTAAAGAACTTCTTCCAAATCGACCTGAAATATTAGTTTTAACATTGGAAGAATACAAAAGAAGAGGCCTTTTCCCGAGCTACTTCAACTTACTTCTGCTTTTAAGAGATAAATTCCCGGATAATAAAAAATACGGATATTCCGTAGAGAATAATTTGGAAGGTTTTAAAACTTCCTTAAGTTATCGAGAAGGTTTGGTCAAGATCGGAGAATTTGGCATCCAAGAAGATTATGGAAGAACTCCTCCTGAAGTTCTTGTATTCGATCCCGATGGCGAAGATTTTTTAGCAAAACATACGGATCTTCCCGCTTTAGCTGGAAAAGTGCTTCGTCATTTTTTGAATTTTGATCCAAGGATCCGTAATATCGATCTGGACAATATTAGAAAATCCGAAAGTTTAGAAGCGGAGCCTTATTCAGGAGCCATTCATAAAACAGAAAGAAACTATTCTTCTATCAAGAACTCCAAGGGAGAAAACATTCGCTTTGTTGTTAGTGGAAAAATTTCCTTTCAAGACGATAACTTACGTATAGAATGGAGTCTTAGAGATCATAAAGAAGAGAAAATTTTAGGAAAATTTAGGATCTACGCGAAAGGTAGGGACGCTCTCGCAGAAGCAACTTTAAGAGCGAGAGATAAGATTCTGGCCTTAATTCCCGCAAGTGGAAAAGTTCATAGAGTCAAAGAAGACTCGTTGATCGTAAATGCAGGTATCATCGATGGGCTCAAAAAGGGAACTACAGTTTACTTCTTCAATTCAGCTACCCTACTTGGAGAAGGAAGCGTAACTGAAGCAGATCTTTATACCGCAAAAGTAGTACCAAAAAATCAAGATTCTGTCTTAAGAAATATTGCTGTAGGGAACAAAGCATACTGGAAAAAAACGGAAAATTCACCTCCTAACTAA
- a CDS encoding TonB-dependent receptor produces MKSILYKFNLLPVLIGIFLPFSEVFSLDVNVRGILKDSEGRPISGAKLFLTENKFVSRSGKDGSFEFQHVSPGNYTLVVSAPNYELKTERFEVKDLDKVLDIVLKPSLLEGIAINVTAKTIASDFLSTPQPTTVLEGRQLQRLRGQNVMSALENTPGTATLTTGAGTSKPVIRGLTGQRVLVMTDGVRQEEQQFGDDHTVDLDAFNVDKMEIVRGPGSVLYGSDALGGVINVIRSKAPTAKDGAPLLGGTISTNSFSNNKQDAGAISLFGYHKDTNFGYRVQTDTRKAGRITTPKGTLPNTGFHERNVNASLGTDGSWGNFYVDSFQRYQEQDLYDNPNESPGASAYQTVLHQKTHVHAFFILPFVNVELDAAYQRNNRREIEDKNRYMPIKDALLDPSIDSFTKAASAYQVNKYDYKQGLNLSLDTTTADAKVHHKEWKGLKGTVGISGMQQRSNTIGTEPLIPGYGLSNIGFFLFEEWKLGDFSFSAGARTDKRSMDIRANADLGNLEQTRNYSASTGSLGTVWRFAKDFSLALNAGRGFRAPTPFELYANGVHEGSGRFEIGKDSLRPETSLNYDASVRFANDKFQAELSVFRNKIDNYIYSVSAGAIDSDSGLPVYRYRQDAAKLEGGEFSFQAQATSWLVLTGGIDILRATIEKNIPPEIALNPGGTDPNSVYSDIRNKYLPRMTPNRARLGLRFTTDKLFGISKPYISLNGTFVQSQYKVDKLETPTQGYNLYDLGFGGEIPGLTNGTESATFDVAVLNIFDKEYVNHLSRYKEYALNPGTNITFKTTIPFTLITE; encoded by the coding sequence ATGAAAAGTATATTATATAAATTTAATTTATTACCTGTTCTTATAGGCATATTTTTGCCTTTTTCAGAAGTTTTTTCCCTTGATGTAAACGTTCGAGGTATCCTTAAAGATTCGGAAGGCCGACCCATCTCGGGCGCCAAACTTTTCCTGACGGAGAACAAATTCGTATCCAGATCCGGTAAGGACGGTAGTTTCGAATTTCAACATGTTTCTCCGGGAAATTATACGTTAGTTGTTTCTGCTCCAAACTATGAACTCAAAACAGAAAGATTCGAAGTGAAGGATCTGGATAAAGTTTTGGATATTGTCTTAAAACCTTCTCTTTTAGAAGGTATTGCGATCAATGTTACCGCCAAAACTATAGCTTCTGATTTCTTATCTACTCCACAACCTACTACGGTTTTAGAAGGGAGACAATTGCAAAGATTAAGAGGGCAGAATGTTATGTCCGCCTTAGAAAATACTCCCGGAACTGCAACCTTAACCACTGGTGCCGGGACTTCAAAACCTGTAATTCGGGGTTTAACAGGTCAAAGAGTTTTAGTTATGACCGATGGAGTAAGACAAGAAGAGCAACAATTCGGAGACGATCATACTGTCGACTTAGATGCATTTAACGTAGATAAGATGGAGATTGTAAGAGGACCAGGATCTGTTCTTTATGGATCGGATGCTTTAGGTGGTGTAATTAATGTGATCCGCTCTAAGGCACCTACTGCAAAAGACGGGGCTCCTCTTCTAGGCGGAACAATCTCAACAAATAGTTTTTCAAATAACAAACAAGATGCAGGTGCGATCTCTCTTTTTGGCTATCATAAGGATACCAACTTTGGCTATAGAGTGCAGACGGATACTCGAAAGGCAGGTAGGATCACTACTCCAAAAGGAACTCTTCCTAATACAGGTTTTCATGAAAGAAACGTAAATGCTTCTTTAGGAACGGATGGCTCTTGGGGAAATTTCTACGTAGATTCTTTCCAGAGATACCAAGAGCAGGACTTATACGATAATCCAAATGAATCTCCTGGTGCAAGCGCATACCAAACTGTTCTTCATCAGAAAACTCATGTGCATGCATTCTTCATTCTTCCTTTTGTGAATGTGGAATTGGATGCAGCTTATCAGAGAAACAATCGAAGAGAAATTGAAGATAAGAATAGATATATGCCGATCAAGGATGCTTTACTGGATCCTTCTATCGATTCTTTCACCAAAGCAGCTTCTGCCTATCAAGTGAATAAATATGATTATAAACAGGGTTTAAATCTTTCATTAGATACCACTACTGCGGATGCGAAGGTCCATCACAAAGAATGGAAAGGCTTAAAAGGCACTGTTGGTATCTCCGGTATGCAGCAAAGGAGTAATACAATTGGAACCGAACCTTTGATCCCAGGTTATGGATTAAGCAATATTGGATTTTTCTTATTCGAAGAATGGAAATTGGGGGACTTCAGTTTTTCTGCCGGAGCTCGAACTGATAAAAGAAGTATGGATATCAGAGCTAACGCAGATCTGGGAAATTTAGAACAGACCAGAAATTATTCTGCAAGCACAGGAAGTCTCGGAACAGTTTGGAGATTTGCAAAAGATTTCTCTTTGGCCTTGAACGCAGGTAGAGGATTTAGGGCTCCAACTCCTTTCGAATTATATGCTAATGGTGTTCATGAAGGAAGCGGTAGATTCGAGATAGGTAAAGATAGTTTAAGGCCGGAAACTTCTTTGAACTATGATGCTTCGGTTCGTTTTGCTAACGATAAATTCCAAGCAGAGCTGAGCGTTTTTAGAAATAAGATAGATAATTATATTTATTCAGTAAGTGCAGGTGCCATTGATTCTGATTCGGGCCTTCCTGTTTATAGATACAGGCAGGATGCTGCAAAATTAGAAGGGGGAGAATTCAGCTTCCAAGCTCAAGCGACTTCGTGGTTAGTCCTTACTGGTGGCATAGATATATTAAGAGCCACCATCGAAAAAAATATTCCACCGGAAATCGCCCTGAATCCTGGAGGCACCGATCCTAATTCAGTATATTCTGATATTAGAAACAAGTATCTTCCAAGGATGACCCCAAACCGCGCTCGTTTGGGTCTTAGATTTACTACGGATAAACTATTTGGAATTTCAAAACCCTATATTTCCTTAAACGGTACGTTTGTCCAATCTCAGTATAAGGTGGATAAGCTGGAAACTCCGACCCAAGGTTATAATTTATACGATCTTGGCTTCGGTGGAGAAATTCCTGGATTAACGAATGGAACCGAATCTGCAACCTTCGACGTTGCTGTTCTAAACATATTCGATAAAGAGTATGTGAATCATCTAAGCCGTTATAAGGAATACGCGTTAAATCCAGGGACCAATATCACTTTCAAAACAACGATCCCTTTTACCTTGATCACTGAATGA
- a CDS encoding SRPBCC family protein: protein MIFICRSEFDCKVSELFGFHAGPDGFSSLVGSSNKAKVISAPPSLEPGSKAIVKVKVFPGIFFRWVALHTELDPEKRFVDVQESGPFAKFKHEHIFIQTGQNSSILEDRITCIPPWYANHFLFEFLLEKIMKNEFQTRHKITASQIGCDYRTEFCGKVKASQP, encoded by the coding sequence ATGATATTCATATGTCGTTCTGAATTCGATTGTAAGGTTTCCGAATTATTCGGATTTCATGCCGGCCCGGACGGATTTTCTTCTCTAGTAGGTTCTTCTAATAAAGCAAAAGTAATTTCTGCTCCTCCATCTTTAGAACCTGGCTCAAAAGCAATTGTCAAAGTGAAAGTTTTTCCCGGAATTTTTTTCCGTTGGGTAGCCTTGCATACTGAATTAGATCCAGAAAAACGTTTTGTAGATGTCCAAGAATCTGGCCCTTTTGCAAAATTTAAACACGAACATATCTTTATTCAAACCGGTCAGAATTCTTCTATCTTAGAAGACAGGATCACATGTATTCCTCCTTGGTATGCGAATCATTTCCTGTTTGAATTCCTACTCGAAAAAATCATGAAGAATGAATTCCAAACTAGGCATAAAATTACTGCAAGTCAGATCGGTTGTGATTATAGGACCGAGTTCTGCGGGAAAGTAAAAGCGTCCCAACCCTGA
- a CDS encoding methylglyoxal synthase, translated as MQSPEVPKTKRIVLIAHDNKKEDLVEWVQLHKEVLSKHHLYATGTTGKIVHEKTDLPVHRFLSGPLGGDQQIGAKIVDGEIDVVIFFWDPLTAQPHDPDVKALLRIAVLYNIPIANNRRSADYLISSDLLASSYKKTTIDYNTGLPIY; from the coding sequence ATGCAAAGCCCCGAAGTCCCGAAAACGAAACGTATCGTCCTCATCGCGCATGATAATAAAAAAGAAGATCTAGTGGAATGGGTGCAACTTCACAAAGAGGTACTTTCCAAACATCATCTTTATGCCACAGGCACTACAGGAAAGATCGTCCATGAAAAGACTGATCTGCCTGTTCATAGATTTTTGTCCGGACCACTTGGAGGGGACCAGCAGATCGGAGCAAAGATCGTAGATGGAGAGATAGATGTGGTCATCTTCTTTTGGGATCCGCTGACAGCTCAACCGCATGATCCGGATGTTAAAGCTCTTTTAAGGATAGCAGTACTTTATAATATTCCGATTGCGAATAATAGAAGGTCCGCTGATTATTTAATTTCTTCGGACCTTCTTGCAAGTTCTTATAAAAAGACCACAATCGATTATAATACAGGACTTCCAATCTACTGA